A window from Listeria seeligeri serovar 1/2b str. SLCC3954 encodes these proteins:
- a CDS encoding nucleobase:cation symporter-2 family protein, with translation MLGKGKIAALGFQHVLAMYAGAVIVPLLIGGALGFNGEEMTYLVSIDIFMCGIATLLQLTVNRFFGIGLPVVLGCAVQAIAPIILIGQDMGIGAIYGSIIVSGLFVLLIAPFFSKVVRFFPPVVTGSVVTVIGLTLIPVAINNLAGGQGAKDFGSMYNLGLGFGTLLLIILVYRFGQGFSKAIAVLIGLVGGSLFAALYKGISLGPVSEASWFHMPKPFYFGAPTFEWPAIITMILIALVSMVESTGVYFALSDITEQKLTKKDLTRGYRAEGLAIMLGGVFNTFPYTAYSQNVGLVQLSGIKTRKVIYAAAGFLIVLGLIPKIGAITTIIPTPVLGGAMVAMFGMVVAQGIKMLGKVNFTSQENLLIIACSVGVGLGVTVVPDLFNAFPDFVRLFTSNGIVAGSVTAIALNIIFNMIPHRKEKEVTNPEPQHAD, from the coding sequence ATGTTAGGTAAAGGGAAAATTGCAGCTTTAGGATTTCAACATGTTCTCGCTATGTATGCAGGAGCAGTTATTGTGCCATTACTCATTGGTGGGGCACTTGGTTTTAACGGAGAAGAAATGACTTACTTAGTTTCGATTGATATTTTTATGTGCGGGATTGCTACACTTTTACAATTAACGGTTAATCGCTTCTTTGGAATTGGTTTGCCAGTTGTACTTGGTTGTGCGGTTCAAGCGATTGCTCCGATTATTTTAATTGGGCAGGACATGGGAATTGGAGCAATTTATGGTTCGATTATTGTTTCTGGACTTTTTGTATTATTAATAGCACCATTTTTCTCTAAAGTTGTTCGGTTTTTCCCACCTGTTGTGACTGGATCAGTTGTGACAGTAATTGGTTTAACCTTGATTCCTGTAGCGATTAATAACCTAGCTGGTGGGCAAGGAGCCAAAGATTTTGGCTCGATGTATAATCTTGGTCTTGGATTTGGCACTTTATTATTGATTATTTTAGTTTATCGCTTTGGCCAAGGTTTTTCTAAAGCAATTGCCGTTTTAATCGGATTAGTTGGCGGATCTCTTTTTGCAGCACTATATAAGGGGATTTCCCTTGGCCCTGTTAGTGAAGCAAGTTGGTTTCATATGCCTAAACCGTTTTATTTTGGAGCGCCAACTTTTGAATGGCCAGCAATTATTACGATGATTTTGATTGCGCTTGTCAGCATGGTTGAATCTACGGGTGTTTACTTTGCCTTATCAGATATTACGGAACAAAAATTGACTAAAAAGGATTTGACTCGTGGGTACCGAGCAGAAGGACTGGCGATTATGCTAGGTGGCGTGTTTAATACATTCCCATATACTGCTTATTCACAAAACGTTGGTTTAGTTCAACTTTCAGGTATAAAAACGCGCAAAGTTATTTATGCAGCAGCAGGTTTCTTAATTGTCTTAGGCTTAATTCCAAAAATTGGAGCAATAACAACGATTATTCCAACGCCAGTACTTGGTGGAGCGATGGTTGCGATGTTCGGTATGGTTGTAGCACAAGGGATTAAGATGCTTGGTAAAGTTAATTTTACCTCACAGGAAAACTTATTAATTATTGCTTGTTCGGTTGGCGTAGGTTTAGGAGTTACAGTAGTTCCTGACTTATTTAACGCCTTTCCTGACTTTGTTCGCCTATTTACGAGTAATGGCATTGTAGCTGGAAGTGTGACAGCAATTGCGCTTAATATCATCTTTAATATGATTCCACATCGTAAAGAAAAAGAAGTGACAAATCCGGAACCGCAACATGCCGACTGA
- a CDS encoding xanthine phosphoribosyltransferase: MKLLEEFIKEKGTVLPGNVLKVDAFLNHQIDPGLMQEMGNEFAQRFKDLGITKIVTIESSGIAPAVLAGLALSVPVVFARKKKSVTLTDNLYTSAVYSYTKKESNDISVSKQFLTGEDTILVIDDFLANGQAALGLLEIAELAGAKVAGIGIVIEKSFQQGRALLNKTGIPVYSLARIASLENEEILFLEEE; the protein is encoded by the coding sequence TTGAAATTATTGGAAGAATTTATTAAGGAAAAAGGGACTGTTTTACCGGGAAATGTCTTAAAAGTGGATGCTTTTTTGAATCACCAAATTGATCCTGGTTTGATGCAAGAAATGGGAAATGAATTTGCTCAGCGTTTCAAAGACTTAGGAATTACCAAAATAGTTACGATTGAATCATCGGGTATCGCACCTGCTGTATTAGCTGGTCTGGCGCTTTCGGTTCCTGTTGTATTTGCACGAAAGAAAAAATCAGTCACATTAACAGATAATTTGTATACAAGCGCGGTTTATTCATACACGAAAAAAGAATCCAATGATATTTCTGTATCCAAACAATTTTTAACGGGCGAAGATACGATTCTAGTGATTGATGATTTCCTTGCTAACGGACAAGCCGCTCTAGGTTTACTTGAAATTGCAGAATTAGCAGGTGCAAAAGTGGCTGGAATTGGAATAGTTATTGAAAAATCATTTCAACAAGGTCGAGCTTTATTAAATAAAACAGGGATTCCCGTTTACTCACTAGCAAGAATTGCCTCACTTGAAAACGAAGAAATCTTATTTTTAGAGGAGGAATAG
- a CDS encoding carboxypeptidase M32: MVETLEEEFLAYIKKMEALEEALALVYWDLRTGAPAKGMEGRSDVIGVLSEEIFNMQTSEEMAAFIAGLNLNKENLPEITRKTLEESQKNYDLNKKIPSKEYAEYTKLVAQAETAWTTAREQNDFAAFEPFLTRILEMKRKFVEYWGYDENKYDTLLDQYEPGVTVAVLDSVFAQVRDGIMNIREKIATKGINPDATILNTKISEAKQKEFSICILNKMGFDFEAGRLDETVHPFATGLNTGDVRITTRYNENDFKMAVFGTIHEGGHAIYEQNFDAALVGTPLANGASMGIHESQSLFYEIIIGSSLAFWKSNYADFQTITKPAFDNVKLEDFYRAVNISESSLIRIEADTLTYPLHIMIRYELEKALINGDLEVKDLPKAWGDKYEEYLGIRPDSDTNGVLQDIHWAGGDFGYFPSYALGLMYAAQFYNQMQKEISDIDAIIASDDYSELKEWLTAHVHQFGKTKQPLEILTDTTGEGLNPTYLLDLLEKRYAYVYQFDK, encoded by the coding sequence TTGGTAGAAACATTAGAAGAGGAATTTTTAGCATATATTAAAAAAATGGAGGCGCTGGAAGAAGCGTTGGCATTAGTATACTGGGACCTGCGAACAGGAGCGCCTGCAAAAGGGATGGAAGGCCGTTCAGATGTTATTGGCGTTCTTTCAGAAGAGATTTTCAATATGCAAACATCAGAAGAAATGGCTGCATTTATTGCTGGACTGAATCTAAATAAAGAAAATCTACCAGAAATTACTCGCAAAACTTTAGAAGAGAGTCAAAAAAATTATGACTTAAACAAAAAAATTCCAAGTAAAGAATATGCTGAGTATACAAAACTTGTAGCTCAAGCGGAAACAGCTTGGACAACCGCGCGGGAACAAAATGATTTTGCTGCATTTGAACCGTTTTTGACTAGAATTCTGGAAATGAAACGCAAATTTGTGGAATACTGGGGATATGACGAAAACAAGTATGACACGTTACTTGATCAATATGAGCCAGGTGTTACGGTAGCTGTGCTTGATTCCGTATTTGCACAAGTTCGTGATGGTATTATGAATATTCGTGAAAAAATTGCCACAAAAGGTATTAATCCAGATGCAACGATTTTAAATACAAAAATCTCAGAAGCAAAACAAAAAGAGTTCAGCATTTGCATTTTAAATAAAATGGGCTTTGACTTTGAAGCCGGTCGGTTAGATGAAACTGTACATCCTTTTGCGACAGGTCTTAATACTGGAGATGTTCGGATTACAACACGTTACAACGAAAATGATTTCAAAATGGCCGTTTTTGGCACAATTCATGAAGGCGGACACGCAATTTATGAACAAAATTTTGACGCTGCGCTTGTAGGAACACCACTTGCAAATGGGGCTTCAATGGGAATTCATGAATCGCAATCCTTGTTTTATGAAATTATCATTGGTTCTAGTTTAGCTTTTTGGAAAAGTAATTATGCTGATTTCCAAACGATTACAAAACCGGCCTTTGATAATGTGAAGTTAGAAGACTTTTACCGTGCTGTCAATATTTCGGAAAGCTCGCTTATTCGGATTGAAGCGGACACATTGACTTACCCACTGCATATTATGATTCGTTATGAGCTGGAAAAAGCGCTAATTAATGGTGATTTAGAAGTGAAAGACTTACCAAAAGCATGGGGCGATAAATACGAGGAATACTTAGGCATCCGTCCAGATTCTGATACAAATGGCGTCTTGCAAGATATTCACTGGGCTGGTGGCGATTTTGGTTATTTCCCATCGTACGCACTAGGTTTGATGTATGCGGCACAGTTCTACAACCAAATGCAAAAAGAAATCTCGGATATTGATGCGATTATCGCAAGTGATGACTACTCAGAACTAAAAGAATGGTTGACTGCGCACGTTCACCAATTTGGTAAAACAAAACAACCACTAGAAATTTTGACAGATACAACTGGCGAAGGACTAAATCCAACCTACTTACTAGATTTACTAGAAAAAAGATACGCTTACGTTTACCAGTTTGACAAGTAA
- a CDS encoding THUMP domain-containing class I SAM-dependent RNA methyltransferase has product MKTFQLVATAASGLEAIVGKEVARLGYEPKVENGKVYFEGDLTAIARANLWLRVADRVKIVVGVFNATTFDELFEKTKALPWEDYLPLDAQFPVAGKSVKSTLYSVPDCQAIVKKAIVNRVSEKYRRSGRLMETGALFKLEVSILKDEVTLTIDTSGPGLHKRGYRLAQGSAPIKETMAAALVLLTSWHPDRPFYDPVCGSGTIPIEAALIGQNIAPGFNREFVSESWDWMPKQIWDDARQEAEDLANYDQPLNIIGGDIDARLIEIAKQNAVEAGLGDLISFRQLQVADFQTEDEYGVVVANPPYGERLEDEEAVRQLYREMGIVYKRMPTWSVYVLTSYELFEEVYGKKATKKRKLYNGYLRTDLYQYWGPRKPRVKKED; this is encoded by the coding sequence ATGAAAACATTTCAGTTGGTGGCAACCGCGGCTTCTGGTTTAGAAGCAATTGTTGGGAAAGAAGTGGCACGACTAGGTTATGAACCGAAAGTAGAAAATGGGAAAGTTTATTTTGAAGGAGATTTAACCGCAATTGCTAGAGCAAACTTATGGCTTCGTGTTGCAGATCGTGTGAAAATTGTTGTTGGCGTATTTAATGCGACAACCTTTGATGAGCTATTTGAAAAAACAAAAGCTTTACCTTGGGAAGATTATTTGCCACTTGACGCACAGTTTCCAGTTGCTGGTAAATCAGTTAAGTCAACGCTTTATAGTGTTCCGGACTGCCAAGCTATCGTAAAAAAAGCGATTGTTAACCGCGTGAGTGAAAAATATCGCCGGTCTGGTCGTTTAATGGAAACGGGAGCACTTTTTAAGTTAGAAGTTTCGATTTTAAAAGATGAAGTTACATTAACAATTGATACGAGTGGCCCGGGATTACATAAACGTGGCTATCGTTTAGCGCAAGGTAGTGCACCAATTAAAGAAACGATGGCAGCAGCACTTGTTTTACTTACAAGCTGGCATCCTGATAGACCTTTTTATGATCCTGTTTGTGGTTCTGGAACGATTCCGATTGAAGCAGCTTTAATTGGTCAAAATATTGCACCTGGTTTTAACCGTGAATTTGTATCGGAATCATGGGACTGGATGCCGAAGCAAATTTGGGATGATGCAAGGCAAGAAGCGGAAGACTTGGCGAATTATGATCAACCACTCAATATTATCGGTGGCGATATTGATGCTCGTCTAATCGAAATTGCCAAACAAAATGCGGTTGAAGCAGGTCTTGGTGACTTGATTTCCTTTAGACAACTTCAAGTAGCTGATTTTCAAACCGAAGATGAATATGGTGTTGTAGTTGCGAATCCGCCGTATGGTGAACGTTTAGAAGACGAAGAAGCAGTGCGCCAACTTTACCGTGAAATGGGTATTGTCTACAAAAGAATGCCTACTTGGTCTGTTTATGTGCTCACTTCTTATGAATTATTTGAAGAAGTTTATGGCAAAAAAGCGACGAAGAAACGGAAATTATACAACGGTTATTTGCGGACAGATTTATATCAATATTGGGGACCAAGAAAACCACGCGTGAAAAAAGAAGACTGA
- the gpsB gene encoding cell division regulator GpsB — MTSEQFEYHLTGKEILEKEFKTGLRGYNPEDVDEFLDMVIKDYSTFTQEIEALQAENIRLVQELDNAPVRTTAQPAPAFQAATQPAGTTNFDILKRLSNLEKHVFGNKLDDNE; from the coding sequence ATGACTTCGGAACAATTTGAGTATCACTTAACTGGTAAAGAAATTTTGGAAAAAGAATTTAAAACTGGGCTTCGCGGATATAATCCAGAAGATGTCGATGAATTTTTAGACATGGTTATTAAAGATTACAGTACATTTACACAGGAAATCGAAGCGCTTCAAGCTGAAAATATTCGTTTAGTACAAGAATTAGACAATGCACCAGTAAGAACAACTGCACAACCAGCACCTGCGTTCCAAGCAGCGACTCAGCCAGCTGGAACAACCAACTTTGATATTCTAAAACGTCTTTCTAATTTAGAAAAACATGTTTTTGGAAATAAGCTGGACGATAACGAATAG
- a CDS encoding DUF1273 domain-containing protein, which yields MKSIAVTGYKNFELGIFKKDADEAIYIKETIKRHLISLVEDGLEWVIISGQLGIELWAGEVVAELKAEGYALKLAVLEPFEKQSTNWNEANQLWAEEILAAADYHAFITKRPYENPAQFAAKDSFIIDNTDGALLVYDLEKEGSPKFFYERAKIAKEQSAYYLECIDFYALQDVVDDMNQAF from the coding sequence GTGAAATCCATCGCAGTAACGGGATATAAAAATTTTGAATTAGGAATTTTTAAAAAGGATGCGGATGAAGCTATTTACATTAAAGAAACAATCAAGCGTCATCTCATTTCACTCGTGGAAGATGGTTTAGAATGGGTAATTATTTCCGGACAACTCGGAATTGAACTTTGGGCGGGGGAAGTAGTGGCGGAACTTAAAGCAGAAGGGTACGCGCTAAAACTTGCTGTCCTCGAGCCGTTTGAAAAGCAAAGTACTAACTGGAATGAAGCCAATCAATTATGGGCAGAAGAAATCCTCGCTGCGGCTGATTATCATGCTTTTATTACGAAACGTCCGTATGAAAACCCAGCTCAATTTGCTGCAAAAGATAGTTTTATTATTGATAATACAGACGGGGCCTTACTTGTATATGATTTAGAAAAAGAAGGCTCGCCGAAATTTTTTTATGAACGGGCAAAAATCGCAAAAGAACAGTCTGCTTACTATTTAGAGTGTATTGATTTTTATGCCCTGCAAGATGTCGTTGATGACATGAATCAAGCTTTTTAA
- a CDS encoding YppE family protein, producing MELLERTEKLLLQNEKNWELYLSNREEAKPFDFYKDMKPFVDEAKQLADDFLELAIPWVNKERPPYLGELQLRQASDNIQMTAVSAFNGKSFYKHFLDHYESTKYTLTRVRDFLKRKEELM from the coding sequence ATGGAACTTTTGGAACGCACGGAAAAATTACTTCTTCAAAATGAAAAAAACTGGGAACTTTATTTAAGTAACCGTGAAGAAGCTAAACCGTTTGATTTTTATAAAGATATGAAACCATTTGTCGATGAAGCAAAACAGCTAGCGGATGATTTTTTAGAGTTAGCCATTCCTTGGGTAAACAAAGAACGCCCACCGTATCTAGGGGAACTTCAACTCAGACAAGCATCCGATAATATTCAAATGACAGCAGTTAGTGCATTTAATGGAAAGTCTTTTTATAAGCACTTTCTTGATCACTATGAATCCACTAAGTATACACTAACTAGAGTAAGAGATTTCTTAAAAAGAAAAGAGGAATTGATGTGA
- a CDS encoding penicillin-binding protein 1A, whose amino-acid sequence MADKPQTRSQYRNKQNGNSKKNSPKRGKRVAANIFKTIFFAGLFLAFFGVAAGATIFYDYAKDAPKLTDSKLRDPLSSKILDKDGKVFAEVGTERREYIEYKDIPDTLKDAILTTEDARFYEHDGIDPIRLGGAVIANFKDGFGSEGASTLSQQIIKMSYLDYTNKTLARKAQEAWLALQLEEKYSKDEILEIYVNKVYMSDRVHGMQTASEHYFGKDVNDITLAQTALLAGMPQSPNNYNPYDHPEAAKKRRDQVLTNMYNHDKITKEEMQAAQKTPINTGLRSQKDREDKIYKYDAYVTQVLSEIPKEYDVYRDGLTIYTALDRDAQEYTEKMLNTNEIVNFTDNEMQAGIVLQDTKTGRVQAIGGGRNQTVTRGYNYATQVKRSVGSTMKPIADYGPAFEYLDWSTAHILEDEPYTYSGGTPINNWDHAYKGPISVRQALYQSRNIPALKTLQAVGLDKSEEFVNKLGITYEEGENVESNAIGANSSNPMQMAGAYAAFGNKGIYNKPHTVTKIVLSDGQTEIDTEPKSTVAMKESTAYMVSDILKDVLSIGTGTSAAVPGVPAAGKTGTTNIPPEFTSQYYYPSGAARDSWFAGYTTNYSIAVWTGYDDKKKYVSASEQKIAQYMFSKLMAHASEGKTTADFKMPSNLVSIPILKGSNPIARAASGTSSDKVSYELFIAGTAPTKTASTPDDEKKKKEEAAAKKKADEDAKKQSEADKKKKDEDAKKKAEEEAKDKDVSAPTGLKASYDGNSKQINVSWAAVDGATYEVTVNGTTTTVSSTSVSVSGGNPGDTISISVIAQKDGNKSPAASTTVKIPAEESSE is encoded by the coding sequence ATGGCAGATAAACCGCAGACAAGATCTCAGTATCGCAACAAACAAAACGGAAATTCTAAAAAGAATTCGCCTAAACGAGGAAAACGTGTTGCAGCAAATATTTTCAAAACTATTTTCTTCGCAGGGCTATTTTTAGCTTTCTTTGGTGTTGCGGCTGGTGCGACTATCTTTTACGATTACGCCAAAGATGCACCAAAACTGACCGACTCCAAGCTACGCGATCCACTTTCATCCAAGATACTTGATAAGGATGGGAAGGTTTTCGCAGAAGTTGGAACCGAACGGCGGGAATATATTGAATACAAAGACATACCGGATACACTGAAAGACGCAATTTTAACAACTGAAGATGCACGTTTTTATGAACATGACGGGATTGACCCAATTCGACTAGGCGGCGCAGTTATTGCCAACTTCAAAGACGGATTTGGCTCAGAAGGCGCAAGTACCCTTTCCCAACAAATCATCAAAATGTCCTATCTAGATTACACGAATAAAACGTTAGCAAGAAAAGCACAAGAAGCATGGTTGGCACTTCAATTAGAAGAAAAATACAGCAAAGATGAAATTCTAGAAATCTATGTCAATAAAGTTTATATGTCTGACCGTGTTCACGGCATGCAAACTGCTTCCGAACATTATTTTGGCAAAGATGTAAACGATATTACACTAGCGCAAACAGCCCTTCTTGCTGGTATGCCACAAAGTCCAAATAACTATAATCCTTACGACCACCCAGAAGCAGCCAAAAAACGTCGTGATCAAGTTTTGACTAACATGTACAATCACGACAAAATCACCAAAGAAGAAATGCAAGCAGCTCAAAAAACACCAATAAATACAGGTCTTCGTTCCCAAAAAGATCGCGAAGATAAAATTTATAAATACGATGCTTATGTAACACAAGTTTTAAGCGAAATTCCTAAAGAATATGATGTGTATCGTGATGGCTTAACAATTTATACAGCTCTTGATCGTGATGCCCAAGAATATACCGAAAAAATGCTTAATACAAACGAAATCGTTAACTTTACTGATAATGAAATGCAAGCTGGTATTGTTCTCCAAGATACCAAAACCGGACGTGTTCAAGCAATTGGTGGCGGACGAAATCAAACAGTTACTCGTGGTTATAACTATGCTACTCAAGTAAAACGTTCGGTCGGTTCTACCATGAAACCTATTGCCGATTATGGTCCAGCTTTTGAGTATTTAGACTGGTCAACTGCACACATTTTAGAAGACGAACCTTATACCTATTCTGGCGGAACACCTATTAATAACTGGGATCACGCTTACAAAGGTCCAATTTCTGTTCGTCAGGCACTTTATCAATCAAGAAATATTCCAGCACTAAAAACATTACAAGCTGTTGGACTAGACAAGTCAGAGGAATTTGTTAATAAACTCGGAATCACTTATGAGGAAGGCGAAAACGTAGAATCAAACGCAATTGGAGCAAACAGTTCCAACCCAATGCAAATGGCTGGTGCTTATGCTGCATTCGGAAATAAAGGTATCTATAATAAGCCACATACAGTGACCAAAATCGTCCTATCAGATGGACAAACCGAAATAGATACAGAACCAAAAAGCACAGTAGCTATGAAAGAATCTACTGCTTACATGGTTTCTGATATTCTTAAAGATGTTCTATCTATCGGTACAGGTACATCAGCAGCGGTTCCAGGTGTCCCTGCAGCTGGTAAAACAGGTACAACTAATATCCCACCAGAATTCACATCACAGTACTACTACCCTAGTGGAGCAGCTCGTGACTCATGGTTCGCAGGTTATACAACGAACTATTCTATCGCAGTATGGACTGGTTATGATGATAAGAAAAAATATGTTTCGGCAAGCGAACAAAAAATTGCCCAATACATGTTTAGTAAATTAATGGCACATGCTTCTGAAGGCAAAACAACAGCAGATTTCAAAATGCCAAGTAACCTTGTTTCTATTCCAATTCTAAAAGGTAGTAACCCAATCGCTCGTGCCGCATCTGGTACATCAAGCGACAAAGTAAGCTACGAATTATTCATCGCTGGCACCGCACCAACAAAAACTGCTTCTACTCCAGACGACGAGAAGAAGAAAAAAGAGGAAGCAGCAGCTAAGAAAAAAGCAGATGAAGATGCGAAGAAGCAATCAGAAGCTGATAAAAAGAAAAAAGATGAAGATGCCAAGAAGAAAGCAGAGGAAGAAGCTAAAGACAAAGATGTTTCTGCCCCAACTGGCTTAAAGGCAAGTTATGATGGCAATTCGAAGCAAATCAATGTTTCGTGGGCAGCAGTCGATGGTGCAACTTATGAAGTAACTGTGAATGGAACGACGACGACTGTCTCTTCCACTTCCGTTTCTGTAAGTGGTGGCAATCCAGGTGATACGATATCCATTAGTGTCATAGCCCAAAAAGATGGGAACAAGAGTCCTGCCGCATCGACCACTGTCAAAATACCTGCCGAAGAATCATCAGAATAG
- a CDS encoding LysR family transcriptional regulator, which yields MDIENMRAFNKVAELKSISAAASELQHLQSNMSNKIKNIEKQFDTQLFFRHSNGVELTQNGKKLYQQFKKMILLWEETTAIISNKEESILIGIPQSTFPMQFNTIIKDFYSQFPNKKLSIASATTNELIHKIVNRELTIAYVAELEKENLFQDKQIISEMLSRDKLVFIGKTKGIPLQKILTEERLYVFSKQCYSYRALTSLINDLNIQNTSISEINIVETLFDICKNELGIGIIPESIAVKYNIQVYETLPDKYSELRQMFIYHKDHTISSAEKWLIEKSKPVFKN from the coding sequence ATGGATATTGAGAATATGAGGGCTTTTAATAAAGTTGCGGAACTTAAAAGTATTTCTGCTGCTGCAAGTGAATTACAGCATTTACAATCTAATATGTCTAATAAAATAAAAAATATAGAAAAACAGTTTGATACCCAACTCTTCTTTCGACACTCTAATGGCGTTGAACTAACTCAAAATGGGAAGAAACTCTATCAACAATTCAAAAAGATGATTTTGCTCTGGGAGGAAACCACTGCTATTATCAGTAACAAAGAAGAAAGCATTTTGATTGGTATTCCCCAGTCCACTTTTCCTATGCAATTTAATACTATTATTAAAGACTTCTATTCACAGTTTCCAAATAAAAAATTATCAATCGCCAGTGCAACTACCAATGAATTAATACATAAAATAGTTAATAGAGAACTAACGATTGCTTATGTGGCTGAACTGGAAAAGGAAAATTTATTTCAAGACAAGCAAATCATATCTGAGATGCTGTCGCGTGATAAATTAGTTTTCATTGGTAAAACAAAAGGAATACCACTGCAAAAAATATTAACGGAAGAGCGCTTATACGTTTTTAGTAAGCAATGTTATTCTTATAGAGCGCTCACCAGCTTGATAAATGATTTAAATATCCAAAATACTTCTATCTCGGAAATTAATATTGTTGAAACACTTTTTGATATTTGCAAAAATGAACTAGGGATTGGAATAATTCCAGAAAGTATCGCAGTAAAATATAATATTCAGGTCTATGAAACTTTACCCGATAAGTATTCGGAACTCCGACAAATGTTTATTTATCATAAAGATCATACTATTTCAAGTGCAGAAAAGTGGTTGATTGAAAAAAGTAAACCTGTTTTTAAAAACTAA
- the nfsA gene encoding oxygen-insensitive NADPH nitroreductase codes for MNTTIQQLFKHVSVREFKKEPLSDEVKQTLVAVARSAATSHFVQAFSILEITDPELREKLAEITDSASYVKETGTFYVFIGDLFRQSKLLLANNQSLESLRNMESLLVGVVDATIAAQNMVVAAESLELGTCYIGGIRNDIAKISELLNLPPFTIPLFGLTIGVPVHKNQVKPRLLLKNQVSENQYPHEQFANLKDYEALTREYYALREKNEQQTSWSDKNIEFFKEIRRPEIATFLKKQGFTLN; via the coding sequence ATGAACACAACCATTCAACAATTATTTAAGCATGTTTCCGTTCGAGAATTTAAAAAAGAGCCCTTATCTGATGAGGTCAAACAAACTTTAGTAGCAGTGGCCAGAAGTGCTGCTACTTCTCATTTCGTTCAAGCATTTTCTATTTTAGAAATTACGGATCCAGAGTTACGGGAGAAATTAGCTGAGATTACGGATAGCGCTTCTTATGTCAAAGAAACAGGAACCTTTTATGTGTTTATTGGTGATTTATTTCGCCAATCTAAACTTTTACTTGCGAACAATCAATCCTTAGAGAGCTTAAGAAATATGGAGTCTTTATTAGTGGGAGTGGTGGATGCAACAATTGCAGCTCAAAATATGGTTGTTGCAGCAGAATCATTAGAACTAGGAACCTGCTATATTGGTGGAATACGAAATGATATCGCAAAAATTTCTGAGTTGTTAAATTTACCTCCATTTACGATACCGCTTTTCGGACTAACTATCGGGGTTCCAGTACACAAAAATCAAGTCAAACCACGTCTTTTACTTAAAAATCAAGTAAGCGAAAATCAATATCCCCATGAACAATTCGCAAATTTAAAAGACTATGAAGCGTTAACAAGAGAATATTATGCCTTACGTGAAAAAAATGAACAACAAACTTCTTGGTCTGATAAGAATATCGAATTTTTT